A stretch of the Lactuca sativa cultivar Salinas chromosome 9, Lsat_Salinas_v11, whole genome shotgun sequence genome encodes the following:
- the LOC111906972 gene encoding uncharacterized protein LOC111906972 isoform X2 gives METLTTHQEESLTSDDQNDNLEAKGTEKENIVLDDDSYPHEKENETTTEDKLSHSIQQDSQEELPTPELHDDTTETSGIANSDVQDDSVDASIIQSLDDTEKLESDDNLKEVPTDDLNSVIPDSDFQEATINESDINDKETQEFLESFTEKEVLDGGLVIPIPIPIPIPEPELSNMEKTFDSMDLENLPSSASIPAPSVLSPSLQTLPGKVLVPAVVDQVQGQALAALQVLKVIEGDVQPGDLCTRREYARWLVSASSALSRNTLSKVYPAMYIENVTELAFDDITPEDPDFSSIQGLAEAGLIASKLSQHDMNISNQDESSLNFCPESPLSRQDLVSWKMSLEKRLLPVPDRKILQRLSGFIDIDKINQDAWPALIADLSAGENGIVGLAFGYTRLFQPDKPVTKAQAAIALATGESSDLVTEELARIEAESMAEKAVAAHTALVDQVQKDVNTFFEKDLLLEREKIITLEKLAEETKQELERMKAEQEEQNIKMMKERAAVDSQMEVLLKLRREAEEELQGIMSNKVEISFEKERVNKLRANAEFETQEISRLQYELEVERKALAMARTWAEDEAKRAREQVKVVEDARAQWENQGIKVIVDNDLRDESNTESTWVNAQKQFSIQETKSRAENMVEKLKSMTQDLKGKSKETIDKVIERILFFISQLKESVSKGVQQVGEVKDGVVLKVGGSIQDLQRSSVGWSSAVKEKLTQKFKT, from the exons ATGGAAACTTTAACAACACATCAAGAAGAGTCATTGACCTCTGATGACCAGAATGATAATCTTGAAGCTAAAGGAACTGAAAAAGAGAATATTGTGCTAGATGATGATTCTTATCCAcatgaaaaagaaaatgaaactaCAACTGAAGATAAACTAAGCCACAGTATTCAACAAGATTCCCAAGAGGAATTACCTACACCTGAACTTCATGATGACACTACGGAAACATCTGGAATAGCCAATTCCGATGTTCAAGATGATTCGGTTGATGCATCAATCATTCAAAGCTTAGATGACACAGAGAAGCTCGAATCAGATGATAACTTGAAAGAAGTCCCCACTGATGATTTAAACTCAGTAATTCCTGATTCCGATTTCCAGGAGGCAACAATAAATGAATCAGATATCAATGATAAAGAAACTCAAGAGTTCTTGGAGTCATTCACAGAAAAGGAAGTTTTAGATGGTGGATTGGTAATTCcgattccgattccgattccAATTCCAGAACCAGAATTGTCTAACATGGAGAAAACATTTGATTCAATGGATCTTGAAAATCTCCCATCTTCTGCAAGCATACCTGCTCCATCTGTACTTTCACCATCACTACAAACTCTCCCTGGAAAAGTCTTAGTCCCTGCGGTTGTTGATCAAGTACAAGGGCAGGCATTAGCAGCATTGCAAGTATTAAAG GTTATTGAAGGTGATGTTCAACCTGGTGATTTATGTACACGCCGTGAATATGCTAGATGGTTGGTTTCTGCCAGCAGTGCTCTTTCAAg AAATACTCTATCCAAAGTGTACCCTGCAATGTATATTGAGAATGTAACTGAACTTGCATTTGATGACATTACACCTGAAGATCCTGATTTCTCATCTATTCAAg GCTTGGCAGAAGCAGGGCTTATTGCCAGCAAATTATCTCAACATGACATGAATATTTCAAATCAAGATGAGAGTTCTCTAAACTTCTGTCCTGAAAG CCCATTATCTCGTCAAGATCTTGTGAGCTGGAAAATGTCCCTGGAAAAAAGACTGCTTCCAGTACCTGACAGAAAg ATCCTTCAACGACTCTCTGGTTTCATAGACATTGACAAGATCAATCAAGACGCTTGGCCTGCACTCATAGCAGACTTATCCGCAGGAGAAAATGGAATAGTTGGCCTTGCATTCG GCTACACGAGACTCTTTCAGCCAGATAAGCCAGTGACAAAAGCACAAGCTGCAATAGCTCTTGCAACAGGTGAATCATCTGATCTAGTTACTGAAGAACTTGCACGCATAGAAGCAGAATCCATGGCTGAAAAGGCAGTTGCTGCACACACTGCTTTAGTTGACCAAGTCCAAAAAGATGTCAACACGTTTTTCGAGAAAGATCTTTTACTAGAAAGAGAAAAGATCATCACACTTGAGAAATTAGCAGAAGAAACAAAACAAGAGCTGGAACGAATGAAAGCTGAACAAGAGGAACAGAACATTAAAATGATGAAAGAACGTGCAGCTGTTGATTCACAAATGGAAGTGCTTCTGAAGCTGagacgtgaagctgaagaagagTTGCAGGGGATTATGAGTAATAAAGTGGAGATTTCTTTTGAGAAAGAAAGGGTAAATAAGCTGAGGGCAAATGCGGAATTTGAGACTCAGGAGATTTCACGTTTGCAATATGAATTGGAAGTTGAACGGAAAGCCCTAGCCATGGCCAG aaCTTGGGCGGAAGATGAGGCAAAAAGGGCAAGAGAACAAGTGAAAGTTGTGGAAGATGCTCGAGCCCAATGGGAAAATCAAGGCATTAAAGTCATTGTGGATAATGACCTTCGTGATGAGTCAAATACCGAATCCACATGGGTCAATGCTCAAAAACAATTCTCAATACAAGAAACCAAAAGCAGAGCTGAAAACATGGTGGAAAAACTCAAGAGTATGACGCAAGATTTAAAGGGTAAATCCAAAGAGACGATTGATAAAGTTATTGAAAGGATACTCTTTTTTATATCACAATTGAAAGAATCGGTGTCAAAGGGTGTGCAGCAAGTGGGTGAGGTGAAAGATGGTGTTGTGTTGAAAGTCGGTGGATCCATTCAAGATTTGCAACGAAGCTCGGTTGGGTGGAGTTCGGCTGTTAAAGAAAAGTTGACGCAAAAGTTCAAGACATGA
- the LOC111906971 gene encoding 60S ribosomal protein L36-2: MAPKQPNTGLFVGLNKGHVVTKKELAPRPSDRKGKTSKRSHFVRNLIREVAGFAPYEKRITELLKVGKDKRALKVAKRKLGTHKRAKKKREEMSSVLRKMRSGGGAEKKK, from the exons ATGGCACCAAAACAGCCTAACACAGGCCTCTTTGTTGGATTGAACAAAGGTCATGTTGTCACCAAGAAGGAGTTAGCTCCTCGCCCATCTGATAGAAAAGGC AAAACAAGCAAAAGGTCGCATTTTGTGAGGAATTTAATCCGTGAGGTAGCTGGATTTGCACCATATGAGAAGAGGATTACTGAGTTGTTGAAAGTTGGAAAGGACAAACGTGCCCTTAAGGTCGCCAAGAGAAAGTTGGGTACCCACAAGAGAGCAaagaagaagagagaggagaTGTCAAGTGTTCTTCGCAAGATGag GTCTGGTGGAGGTGCagagaagaagaagtga
- the LOC128129007 gene encoding 50S ribosomal protein L2-B, chloroplastic-like, with protein MKKAIELTEQADTKGIQVQIAGRIDGKEIARVEWIREGRVPLQTIRAKIDYSMEQKMRNSNTIVSGTEVPIKMGNALPLSAISPSTSKKSYALEEACTVWEGVLNDKKEESTSTDMPLGTAIHNIEITLRKGGQLARAAGAVAKLIAKEGKSATLKLPSGEVRLISKNCSATVGQVGNVGVNQKSLGRAGSKRWLGKRPVVRGVVMNPVDHPHGGGEGRAPIGRKQPITPWGYPALGKRSRKRNKYSDNLILRRRSKYERK; from the exons ATGAAAAAGGCTATAGAATTAACTGAACAAGCAGATACAAAAGGAATTCAAGTGCAAATTGCAGGACGTATCGACGGAAAAGAAATTGCGCGTGTTGAATGGATCAGAGAGGGGAGGGTTCCACTACAAACCATTCGAGCTAAAATTGATTATT CGATGGAACAAAAAATGAGAAATTCCAATACCATTGTTTCTGGTACAGAAGTTCCTATAAAAATGGGAAATGCCCTACCTTTGAGTGCG ATATCACCATCTACATCCAAAAAGTCGTATGCTTTGGAAGAAGCTTGTACAGTTTGGGAAGGGGTTTTGAATGATAAAAAAGAAGAATCTACTTCAACCGATATGCCCTTAGGCACGGCCATACATAACATAGAAATCACACTTAGAAAGGGTGGACAATTAGCTAGAGCAGCGGGTGCTGTAGCGAAACTGATTGCAAAAGAAGGGAAATCGGCCACATTAAAATTACCTTCTGGGGAGGTCCGTTTGATATCCAAAAACTGCTCAGCAACAGTCGGACAAGTGGGGAATGTTGGGGTGAACCAGAAAAGTTTGGGTAGAGCCGGATCTAAGCGTTGGCTAGGTAAGCGCCCTGTAGTAAGAGGAGTAGTTATGAACCCTGTAGACCATCCACATGGGGGTGGTGAAGGGAGGGCCCCAATTGGTAGAAAACAACCCATAACCCCTTGGGGTTATCCTGCACTTGGAAAAAGAAGTAGAAAAAGGAATAAATATAGTGATAATTTGATTCTTCGTCGCCGTAGTAAATATGAGAGAAAATAG
- the LOC128128643 gene encoding photosystem II protein D1-like — MIPTLLTATSVFIIAFIAAPPVDIDGIREPVSGSLLYGNNIISGAIIPTSAAIGLHFYPIWEATSVDEWLYNGDPYELIVLHFLLGVACYMGREWELSFRLGMRPWIAVAYSAPVAAATAVFLIYPIGQGSFSDGMPLGISGTFNFMIVFQAEHNILMHPFHMLGVAGVFGGSLFSAMHGSLVTSSLIRETTENESANEGYKFSQEEETYNIVATHGYFGRLIFQYASFNNSRSLHFFLAGWPVVGIWFTALGISTMAFNLNGFNFNQLVVDSQGRVINTWADIINRANLGMEVMHERNAHNFPLDLAAIEAPSTNG, encoded by the coding sequence ATGATCCCTACCTTATTGACCGCAACTTCTGTATTTATTATCGCCTTCATTGCTGCTCCTCCAGTGGATATTGATGGTATTCGTGAACCTGTTTCTGGATCTCTACTTTATGGAAACAATATTATTTCAGGTGCCATTATTCCTACTTCTGCAGCTATAGGTTTGCATTTTTACCCAATATGGGAAGCAACATCCGTTGATGAATGGTTATACAATGGTGATCCTTATGAACTAATTGTTCTACACTTCTTACTTGGTGTAGCTTGTTACATGGGTCGTGAGTGGGAGCTTAGTTTCCGTCTGGGTATGCGACCTTGGATTGCTGTTGCATATTCAGCTCCTGTTGCAGCTGCGACTGCTGTTTTCTTGATCTACCCAATTGGTCAAGGAAGCTTTTCTGATGGTATGCCTCTAGGAATTTCTGGTACTTTCAACTTCATGATTGTATTCCAGGCTGAGCACAACATCCTTATGCACCCATTTCACATGCTAGGCGTAGCTGGTGTATTCGGCGGCTCCCTATTTAGTGCTATGCATGGTTCTTTGGTAACCTCTAGTTTGATCAGGGAAACCACAGAAAATGAATCTGCTAATGAAGGTTACAAATTCAGTCAAGAAGAAGAAACTTATAATATCGTAGCCACTCATGGTTATTTTGGCCGATTGATCTTCCAATATGCTAGTTTCAACAACTCTCGTTCTTTACATTTCTTCCTAGCTGGTTGGCCTGTAGTAGGTATCTGGTTCACTGCTTTAGGTATCAGCACTATGGCTTTCAACCTAAATGGTTTCAATTTCAACCAATTGGTAGTTGATAGTCAAGGCCGTGTAATTAATACTTGGGCTGATATCATTAACCGTGCTAACCTTGGTATGGAAGTTATGCATGAACGTAATGCTCATAATTTCCCTCTAGACTTAGCTGCTATCGAAGCTCCATCTACAAATGGATAA
- the LOC128128644 gene encoding NAD(P)H-quinone oxidoreductase subunit I, chloroplastic, whose amino-acid sequence MFPMVTEFMNYGQQTVRAARYIGQGFMITLSHANRLPVTIQYPYEKLITSERFRGRIHFEFDKCIACEVCVRVCPIDFPVVDWKLETDIRKKRLLNYSIDFGICIFCGNCVEYCPTNCLSMTEEYELSTYDRHELNYNQIALGRLPMSVIDDYTIRTIFNLPEIKT is encoded by the coding sequence ATGTTCCCTATGGTAACTGAGTTCATGAATTATGGCCAACAAACAGTACGAGCCGCAAGGTATATTGGTCAAGGTTTCATGATTACCTTATCACACGCGAATCGTTTACCTGTAACTATTCAATACCCCTACGAAAAATTGATCACATCCGAGCGTTTCCGCGGACGAATCCACTTTGAATTTGATAAATGCATTGCTTGTGAAGTATGTGTTCGTGTATGTCCTATAGATTTTCCCGTTGTTGATTGGAAATTGGAAACTGATATTAGAAAGAAACGATTGCTTAATTACAGTATTGATTTCGGAATATGTATATTTTGTGGTAATTGCGTTGAGTATTGTCCAACAAATTGTTTATCAATGACTGAAGAATATGAACTTTCTACTTATGATCGTCACGAATTGAATTATAATCAAATTGCTTTGGGTCGTTTACCAATGTCAGTAATTGATGATTACACAATTCGAACAATTTTCAATTTGCCTGAAATAAAAACTTAA
- the LOC128129009 gene encoding 50S ribosomal protein L16, plastid-like has translation MKKAIELTEQADTKGIQVQIAGRIDGKEIARVEWIREGRVPLQTIRAKIDYCCYTVRTIYGALEPAWITSRQIEAGRRAMTRNARRGGKIWVRIFPDKPVTVRPAETRMGSGRILYEMGGVTENIARRAISIAASKMPIRIRQEKIEYSVDSILTTYYINISE, from the exons ATGAAAAAGGCTATAGAATTAACTGAACAAGCAGATACAAAAGGAATTCAAGTGCAAATTGCAGGACGTATCGACGGAAAAGAAATTGCGCGTGTTGAATGGATCAGAGAGGGGAGGGTTCCACTACAAACCATTCGAGCTAAAATTGATTATTGTTGCTATACAGTTCGAACGATCTATGGG GCACTTGAACCCGCTTGGATCACCTCTAGACAAATAGAAGCAGGTCGACGAGCAATGACACGAAATGCACGTCGCGGTGGAAAAATATGGGTCCGTATATTTCCAGATAAACCAGTTACAGTAAGACCCGCAGAAACACGTATGGGTTCAG GTCGAATACTTTATGAAATGGGTGGAGTAACAGAAAATATAGCCAGAAGGGCTATTTCAATAGCAGCGTCCAAAATGCCTATACGAATTAGACAAGAAAAGATTGAATACTCAGTTGATTCCATCCTTACTACATACTACATCAACATTTCAGAATAG